One Mycobacterium kubicae genomic window carries:
- a CDS encoding inositol monophosphatase family protein, with product MGDGTALELMEVAQRAAEAGARVAMHWRENAEDLPIEQKTGPRDLVSRADRESEDAIVAVLRQMRPDDGILGEEHGAVAGSSEVVWAVDPIDGTTNYLYGRSDWAVSVAALSRRDNCVLAAAIAEPPMGLMTTACQGGGTWSQGRRVSISEQDSLECALIEVNFGRENQRGKAGAMIDALSPHTRDIRRGGSAASALAQVATGRADAAWVPGLQPWDGAAGVLLVSEAGGAVGDLAGPTPPCWPASGDVLASTPNLWAPLQSLIAPLYTEVV from the coding sequence GTGGGCGACGGTACAGCGCTCGAGCTGATGGAGGTCGCGCAGCGGGCCGCTGAAGCCGGCGCGCGTGTTGCGATGCACTGGCGGGAAAACGCCGAAGACCTGCCCATTGAGCAGAAAACCGGCCCTCGCGACCTGGTCAGTCGAGCCGACCGGGAAAGCGAAGACGCCATCGTCGCGGTGCTTCGCCAGATGCGGCCCGACGACGGCATCTTGGGAGAAGAACACGGTGCCGTCGCGGGCAGCAGTGAGGTGGTGTGGGCAGTCGATCCGATCGACGGCACCACCAATTACCTGTATGGCCGGTCCGACTGGGCAGTCAGCGTTGCGGCCCTGAGCAGGCGCGACAATTGCGTGCTGGCCGCCGCCATTGCCGAGCCGCCGATGGGCTTGATGACCACCGCCTGCCAGGGTGGCGGAACTTGGTCACAAGGACGGCGGGTCTCGATCTCCGAGCAGGATTCGCTCGAGTGCGCGCTCATCGAAGTCAACTTCGGGCGAGAAAATCAGCGCGGCAAAGCGGGCGCGATGATCGACGCCCTGTCACCGCACACCCGTGACATCCGCCGCGGCGGCAGCGCTGCCAGCGCGCTGGCTCAGGTGGCAACCGGTCGCGCCGATGCGGCGTGGGTCCCCGGGCTGCAACCCTGGGACGGAGCCGCCGGTGTGCTGCTGGTGTCCGAGGCAGGCGGGGCGGTAGGCGACCTGGCTGGGCCTACCCCGCCATGTTGGCCGGCCAGCGGTGACGTCTTGGCATCCACCCCCAACTTGTGGGCACCATTACAGTCCCTTATCGCGCCGCTTTATACCGAAGTTGTTTGA
- a CDS encoding ATP-binding protein, which translates to MTAVTACRACGVQPLEGARFCHGCGAPTAAADTRAEYKQVTVLFADVVHSMDIAATVGPERLREIMTELVTRSSAVVQRYGGTVDKFTGDGVMALFGAPAALEDHALRASLAALGIQEEAKRLAADLADGVPLMLRVGLNSGEVIAGEIGSSALGYTAIGEQVGMAQRMESVAPAGGVMVSESTARLIEGVAVLGEPQRLQIKGAREPISALQLVSVATQPERFKVSESTLVGRGWEISALTAMLDRAIGGRGSVVSISGPAGIGKTRLVREAVQRAKALNFQVFSTFGESHATDVSYHVMKRLLGAVAQTDGLDDEDARAAVRERFPDGDPQDLLLLDDLLGISDPEIQLGKVDPDARRRRLTALMNTTLLARTEPAIFVIEDAHWIDEASESMIADLLPVIPQTQSVVLITYRPEYRGALQLVAGGQTFALPPLTDTEASALVAELLGDDPSVGQIGEVIASRADGNPLFAEEITRELAERGVLGGERGRYACHADAHEVRVPATLQSTIAARIDRLSPGAKRTLSAAAVVGSRFNCDLLVTLGIDPCIDELIDAELIHQVQYHAPEYAFRHPLIRTVAYESQLKSDRAQWHRRLAAAIEARDPDSPDQYAALIAEHLEAAGDQHDAYGWHMRAATWATNRNIAAARLSWERAQRIADALPADDALRKAFRIAPRTMLCGSAWRAHTDPSATFEELRQLCSEAGDKASLAIAMAGLVIDLAYQARIREASQLASEAMALIESVGDPTLTVALSFALIYVKGESTEWLQVIEWSQRVIDLADGDPAKGNFIIGSPLAIAFTTRAIACYCRGRLGWREDLRQGLDMARRADPLTYARSVAYVYFPAIPAGVLRPDAHVVREIEDALRIAERSSDDFALGFARLTLGVALVHHETDHDRGERLLAEVSELFRRHGHNLSELPIVNVYSARDMARRGRADEAIALLRATVEQLAIEGQLLTWGIPATAVLVEGLLERGTESDVAEAVAAIDRVVSEPHDDDLPVRDIWLLRMRAQLARAQRRASDYATLVHRYREMAIALGYEGHLVWAAAMPESLSAD; encoded by the coding sequence ATGACGGCCGTAACGGCGTGCCGGGCATGTGGCGTCCAGCCCCTCGAGGGGGCTCGCTTCTGCCACGGCTGCGGTGCCCCGACGGCCGCCGCGGACACCCGCGCCGAGTACAAGCAGGTCACGGTGCTCTTCGCCGACGTGGTGCATTCGATGGACATCGCCGCGACCGTCGGCCCGGAGCGACTGCGCGAGATCATGACTGAACTGGTCACGCGCTCGTCCGCGGTGGTGCAGCGGTACGGCGGCACCGTCGACAAATTCACCGGTGACGGCGTCATGGCGCTATTCGGCGCACCCGCCGCTTTGGAGGATCACGCACTGCGCGCCAGCCTGGCCGCCCTCGGAATACAGGAGGAGGCCAAGCGATTGGCGGCCGACCTTGCCGACGGCGTGCCGTTGATGCTGCGGGTCGGACTCAACTCCGGAGAAGTGATCGCCGGTGAAATCGGTTCTAGCGCTTTGGGTTACACCGCGATCGGCGAGCAGGTGGGCATGGCTCAGCGGATGGAGTCGGTTGCGCCGGCCGGTGGTGTGATGGTGAGCGAATCCACCGCTCGTCTGATCGAAGGTGTTGCGGTGCTGGGCGAGCCGCAGCGCTTGCAAATCAAAGGTGCCCGCGAGCCGATCTCGGCACTGCAGTTGGTCAGTGTCGCTACCCAGCCCGAACGTTTCAAGGTGTCGGAGTCGACCTTGGTGGGCCGAGGGTGGGAAATCAGTGCGCTGACCGCGATGCTGGATCGGGCCATCGGTGGGCGCGGGTCGGTCGTGTCGATCAGCGGACCCGCGGGTATCGGCAAGACCCGGCTGGTGCGCGAGGCCGTACAACGAGCGAAAGCCCTGAACTTCCAGGTCTTTTCCACCTTCGGCGAATCGCATGCCACCGACGTCTCCTATCACGTGATGAAGCGGTTGTTGGGTGCGGTGGCGCAGACAGACGGACTCGACGACGAAGACGCCCGCGCGGCGGTACGGGAGCGCTTTCCCGACGGTGACCCCCAGGACCTGTTGCTGCTCGACGATCTGCTGGGAATCAGCGACCCCGAAATCCAGCTGGGGAAGGTCGACCCGGACGCGCGTCGCCGTCGCCTCACCGCACTGATGAACACGACCCTGTTGGCCCGCACGGAACCAGCGATCTTCGTCATCGAGGATGCGCACTGGATTGACGAGGCCAGCGAATCGATGATCGCCGACCTGTTGCCGGTGATCCCACAGACCCAGTCGGTGGTGCTGATCACCTACCGCCCCGAATACCGAGGGGCCCTGCAGCTGGTCGCCGGTGGGCAAACCTTCGCGTTGCCACCGTTGACGGACACCGAAGCTTCGGCTCTGGTGGCCGAGCTGTTGGGCGACGATCCCTCCGTCGGCCAGATCGGCGAAGTCATTGCCTCGCGCGCCGATGGCAACCCGTTGTTCGCCGAGGAGATCACCCGTGAGCTCGCCGAACGCGGTGTACTCGGGGGCGAGCGCGGACGCTATGCGTGCCATGCGGACGCGCATGAGGTCCGGGTACCGGCCACCTTGCAGTCGACCATCGCCGCGCGCATCGACCGGCTGAGCCCGGGAGCCAAACGCACCCTCAGCGCCGCGGCGGTCGTCGGGTCCCGATTCAACTGCGACCTGTTGGTCACCCTCGGTATCGATCCCTGCATCGACGAGCTCATCGATGCGGAACTGATTCACCAGGTTCAATACCACGCCCCCGAGTACGCGTTCCGGCATCCGCTGATTCGCACCGTGGCATACGAGTCGCAACTGAAATCCGATCGCGCGCAATGGCATCGGCGATTAGCCGCTGCGATCGAAGCGCGTGATCCCGACTCGCCCGACCAGTACGCGGCACTGATCGCCGAACATCTGGAAGCCGCCGGCGACCAGCACGACGCGTACGGCTGGCACATGCGCGCGGCGACCTGGGCAACCAACCGCAACATCGCCGCGGCGCGGCTGAGCTGGGAGCGGGCGCAGAGGATCGCCGATGCACTGCCCGCCGATGATGCGCTCCGCAAGGCATTCCGTATTGCGCCCCGCACCATGTTGTGTGGCAGCGCGTGGCGCGCCCACACCGACCCCAGCGCCACCTTCGAGGAATTACGCCAATTATGCAGCGAGGCAGGCGATAAGGCGTCACTTGCCATCGCGATGGCGGGGCTGGTGATAGACCTGGCGTATCAAGCGCGCATCCGGGAGGCATCGCAGTTGGCGTCCGAGGCGATGGCACTCATTGAATCGGTTGGCGATCCCACGTTGACGGTCGCGTTGTCGTTCGCGCTCATCTATGTCAAAGGGGAGAGTACCGAGTGGCTGCAGGTGATCGAGTGGTCACAGCGAGTCATCGACTTGGCGGACGGTGACCCAGCGAAAGGCAACTTCATCATCGGGTCCCCGTTGGCGATCGCTTTCACCACGCGGGCCATCGCGTGTTACTGCCGGGGCCGACTCGGATGGCGAGAAGACTTGCGGCAGGGCCTGGACATGGCTCGCCGAGCCGATCCGCTGACCTACGCCCGGTCCGTCGCGTACGTCTACTTCCCGGCGATCCCGGCGGGTGTGTTGCGACCCGACGCTCACGTGGTGCGAGAGATCGAAGATGCCCTGCGGATCGCCGAAAGGTCCAGTGACGATTTCGCTTTGGGGTTTGCCCGGCTCACCCTGGGGGTCGCGCTGGTGCATCACGAGACAGACCATGACCGGGGAGAGCGGCTGCTGGCCGAGGTCAGTGAACTGTTCCGCCGGCACGGCCACAACCTGTCCGAATTACCGATCGTCAATGTGTACTCCGCTCGCGACATGGCCCGGCGCGGACGTGCGGACGAGGCCATAGCCCTGCTGCGTGCCACCGTCGAGCAGCTGGCTATCGAGGGTCAGCTACTGACGTGGGGCATCCCCGCGACCGCGGTGCTCGTCGAGGGCTTGCTCGAGCGAGGCACAGAAAGCGACGTGGCCGAAGCTGTCGCAGCGATTGACCGTGTCGTAAGCGAACCCCACGACGACGATCTGCCAGTGCGCGACATATGGCTGTTGCGGATGCGGGCACAGCTGGCCCGGGCTCAACGCCGGGCGAGCGACTACGCGACGTTGGTGCATCGCTATCGCGAGATGGCCATCGCCCTGGGTTATGAGGGGCACCTGGTGTGGGCTGCGGCGATGCCTGAATCCCTCTCAGCCGATTGA
- a CDS encoding NAD-dependent epimerase/dehydratase family protein — MRVLVTGGTGFVGGWTAKAIADAGHEVRFLVRKPERLQTSVAALGVDVSDYAVGDIKDRDSVGKALHGCDAVVHAAALVATDPRQRAQMLSTNMDGARNVLGQAVQLGLDPVVHVSSFSALFDPGLETLSADLPVVGGTDGYGTSKAQVEIYARGLQDAGAPVNITYPGMVLGPPCGDQYGEAGEGVKAALQMHAIPGRAGAWLVIDVRDLAAVHAALLEPGRGPRRYMVGGHRVSVTELAKLLGEVSDTTMVPLPVPDSALRAVGAVMDLVNPYLPFDNPLTAAGMQYYTQMPASDDSPSEKELGINYRDARTTLADTVAALRESSIG; from the coding sequence ATGCGTGTTCTGGTAACCGGGGGTACAGGGTTCGTCGGCGGATGGACCGCCAAGGCCATCGCCGACGCGGGTCATGAGGTCCGCTTCCTGGTGCGAAAGCCCGAGCGCCTGCAGACATCGGTCGCCGCGCTGGGCGTGGACGTGTCCGACTATGCGGTCGGTGACATCAAGGACCGCGACTCGGTCGGCAAGGCGCTGCACGGGTGCGACGCCGTCGTCCACGCCGCAGCACTGGTGGCGACCGATCCGCGGCAGCGGGCGCAGATGTTGTCCACCAACATGGACGGCGCGCGCAATGTCCTCGGTCAGGCGGTCCAGCTTGGGCTGGATCCCGTCGTGCACGTCTCGAGTTTCTCTGCGCTTTTCGATCCGGGCCTGGAGACGCTGTCGGCGGATCTGCCGGTGGTCGGTGGGACCGACGGGTACGGCACATCCAAGGCGCAGGTCGAAATCTATGCGCGCGGTTTGCAAGACGCCGGCGCGCCGGTCAACATCACCTACCCGGGAATGGTTCTGGGCCCCCCTTGTGGCGATCAGTACGGTGAGGCCGGCGAGGGTGTCAAAGCCGCGCTGCAGATGCACGCCATCCCCGGACGCGCCGGCGCATGGTTGGTGATCGACGTCCGAGACCTGGCGGCGGTGCACGCGGCGCTGCTGGAGCCAGGGCGCGGGCCGCGCCGGTACATGGTTGGCGGGCATCGGGTTTCGGTCACCGAACTGGCCAAGCTGCTCGGCGAGGTCTCCGATACGACCATGGTCCCTCTTCCGGTTCCCGATTCCGCGCTGCGTGCGGTGGGAGCGGTGATGGACTTGGTCAATCCGTATCTGCCGTTTGACAATCCGCTCACCGCGGCGGGAATGCAGTATTACACCCAGATGCCGGCGTCCGACGATTCTCCGAGCGAGAAGGAGCTTGGCATCAACTACCGCGACGCGCGTACCACGTTGGCCGATACGGTGGCCGCGCTGCGCGAATCATCAATCGGCTGA
- a CDS encoding PPOX class F420-dependent oxidoreductase: protein MAVDFKDVIKSKYLLLTTFTKDGRPKPTPIWGVPDGDRLLVITDDGSWKVKRIRNTPRVTIAKSAALGKPKSDEVEAVARVLPKSETRRVYNAVLKRYWYHAWWFYAHSIVRGGIDKVHIGLEVKPAA from the coding sequence GTGGCTGTCGACTTCAAGGACGTCATCAAGTCCAAGTACTTGCTTCTGACGACGTTTACCAAGGACGGCCGCCCCAAGCCGACGCCGATCTGGGGCGTACCGGACGGTGACCGGCTTCTCGTCATCACCGACGACGGGTCGTGGAAGGTCAAGCGGATTCGCAACACGCCACGAGTGACCATCGCCAAGAGCGCGGCGCTGGGCAAGCCGAAAAGCGATGAGGTGGAGGCCGTCGCCCGCGTCCTGCCCAAGTCCGAGACCCGGCGCGTCTACAACGCGGTGCTCAAGCGGTACTGGTATCACGCGTGGTGGTTCTACGCGCATTCGATCGTGCGCGGCGGCATCGACAAGGTGCACATCGGCCTCGAGGTGAAACCCGCCGCGTAA
- a CDS encoding ATP-dependent DNA ligase — protein sequence MDLPVMPPVSPMLAKSVKAIPSDASYEPKWDGFRSICFRDDDEVELGSRNERPMTRYFPELVAAVKAELPPRCVIDGEIVIATDHGLDFEALQQRIHPADSRVRMLAQQTPASFIAFDLLALADEDYTKRPFSERRAALVEALADSGPWIHVTPATTDQELAARWFDDFEGAGLDGVVAKPLTGTYQPDKRVMYKIKHERTADCVVAGYRVHKSGGDAIGSLLLGLYQDDGQLASVGVIGALPMGERRRLFTELQPLVTTFDGHPWNWAAHEAGERTPRKNEFSRWNAGKDLSFVPLRPERVVEVRYDHMEGARFRHTAQFNRWRPDRDPRSCTYEQLEQPVTFSLGDIVPGLGTG from the coding sequence ATGGACTTACCCGTCATGCCGCCGGTGTCGCCGATGCTGGCCAAGTCGGTGAAGGCGATCCCCTCCGACGCGTCGTACGAACCGAAGTGGGATGGCTTCCGCTCCATCTGTTTTCGCGACGACGACGAGGTGGAGCTGGGCAGCCGCAACGAACGGCCGATGACCCGCTACTTCCCCGAACTCGTCGCGGCCGTCAAAGCGGAGTTGCCCCCGCGGTGTGTCATCGACGGTGAAATCGTCATCGCCACCGACCACGGTCTGGATTTCGAGGCCCTGCAGCAGCGCATCCACCCGGCCGACTCGCGGGTGCGGATGCTGGCCCAACAGACACCGGCGTCCTTCATCGCGTTCGACTTGCTCGCCCTCGCCGACGAGGACTACACCAAGCGTCCGTTCAGCGAGCGCCGCGCCGCGCTGGTCGAGGCGTTGGCCGATTCTGGTCCGTGGATTCACGTGACACCGGCGACCACGGACCAGGAGCTGGCTGCCCGGTGGTTCGACGATTTCGAAGGCGCCGGGCTGGACGGTGTCGTCGCCAAGCCGCTGACCGGGACCTATCAGCCCGACAAGCGGGTCATGTACAAGATCAAGCACGAGCGGACCGCGGACTGCGTGGTGGCCGGTTACCGAGTGCACAAGTCGGGCGGCGATGCGATCGGCTCGCTGCTGCTGGGGCTGTACCAGGACGACGGTCAACTGGCCTCCGTGGGAGTGATCGGCGCATTGCCGATGGGCGAACGGCGCCGGCTGTTCACCGAACTGCAGCCCCTGGTCACCACCTTCGACGGCCATCCATGGAACTGGGCCGCTCACGAAGCCGGTGAACGGACACCGCGCAAGAACGAGTTCTCGCGGTGGAACGCCGGCAAAGATCTCTCATTCGTGCCCCTGCGCCCGGAGCGGGTGGTCGAGGTCCGCTACGACCACATGGAGGGCGCGCGCTTTCGCCACACGGCCCAATTCAACCGATGGCGGCCCGACCGCGATCCGCGTTCTTGCACCTACGAGCAACTCGAACAACCTGTGACATTTAGCCTGGGCGACATAGTGCCGGGCCTGGGCACGGGGTAG
- a CDS encoding mannitol dehydrogenase family protein: MYFDDLAALDVSSQWGVTGVSLRNSRATGLLSEQDGLYTVVQRSSRGDTARVIGSIGRCHYAQHESDAVLDVLADDRTKVVSLTITGNGYYIDGHTGQFDDAHDDVRADLNSTRAFSTAWPFLAEALDRRRRNGIAPFTVLSCDNLPDSGKASRTALVSFAALRDESLAHWIGQNVAFPSSMVDRITPKTGDAEMQLVESSFGIADKAPVVAEEFRQWVIEDTFCNDRPPLEEVGVEFVTDVSAHKLVKTRLLNGIHSAVGYLGTLAGYQRTHEAMGDPVIYSYVEQLMREEVAPLLPAVPGLDVDAYCTTVLDRLCNPRISDQLSRLAGRGSVKMPSYLLPSLHEAAAAGRPRTLLTLAVAAWIRYLWGYDLNGAAIEIQDVQGDLLTTLATLGKYNPSPLLRHELFGDLRMVPDLVHELGQLVHSLDTRGVAPTLRRYLWSDHRELLRR; encoded by the coding sequence GTGTACTTCGATGACCTTGCTGCGCTTGATGTTTCGAGCCAGTGGGGAGTCACCGGAGTCAGCCTGAGGAATAGTCGGGCGACAGGCCTGCTGTCGGAGCAGGATGGGCTGTACACCGTGGTGCAGAGAAGTAGCCGGGGCGACACCGCGCGGGTGATCGGATCAATCGGGCGATGCCACTATGCCCAGCATGAAAGTGATGCAGTGCTCGACGTTCTGGCCGATGACCGAACCAAGGTTGTCAGCCTGACGATTACGGGCAACGGTTACTACATCGACGGCCACACCGGCCAATTCGACGACGCCCATGACGATGTGCGCGCCGACCTGAATTCGACACGAGCCTTCAGCACCGCATGGCCTTTTCTGGCCGAAGCCCTGGATCGGCGTCGGCGCAACGGCATCGCACCGTTTACGGTGCTGTCCTGCGACAACCTGCCGGACAGCGGCAAGGCATCGCGCACTGCCTTGGTGTCGTTCGCGGCGCTGCGCGACGAGTCGCTTGCCCATTGGATCGGCCAGAACGTCGCATTCCCATCCAGCATGGTGGACCGCATCACCCCGAAGACCGGAGATGCCGAGATGCAGTTGGTCGAAAGCAGCTTCGGCATCGCCGATAAAGCGCCTGTGGTGGCCGAAGAATTCCGCCAGTGGGTCATCGAGGACACGTTCTGCAACGATCGCCCGCCGCTGGAAGAGGTTGGCGTCGAGTTCGTCACCGACGTGTCGGCCCACAAGCTGGTCAAGACCCGTCTGTTGAACGGAATTCATTCTGCCGTTGGCTATTTGGGCACGCTGGCGGGCTATCAACGCACCCATGAAGCCATGGGTGACCCGGTGATCTACTCCTACGTCGAGCAACTGATGCGCGAGGAAGTGGCGCCGCTGTTGCCGGCCGTGCCAGGTCTGGACGTCGACGCATACTGCACAACCGTGCTGGACCGGTTATGCAATCCGCGTATCAGTGACCAGCTGTCCCGGCTGGCCGGACGAGGTTCGGTGAAGATGCCGTCGTATCTGCTGCCCTCGTTGCACGAGGCGGCCGCCGCGGGCAGGCCGCGGACGCTGTTGACGTTGGCGGTCGCCGCCTGGATCCGCTATCTGTGGGGCTATGACCTCAATGGCGCCGCCATCGAAATCCAGGATGTCCAAGGCGATCTGCTGACCACGCTGGCCACCCTGGGCAAGTACAACCCCAGTCCGCTCCTGCGCCACGAATTGTTCGGCGATCTGCGTATGGTGCCAGACTTGGTACATGAACTGGGCCAACTGGTACACAGCCTGGACACTCGCGGGGTGGCACCCACGTTGCGTCGCTACCTGTGGAGCGATCACCGGGAGCTGCTGCGTCGATGA
- the ligD gene encoding non-homologous end-joining DNA ligase, whose product MAAAAQEVDVDGIAVRLTNPDKVYFPQLGSEGTKGRLVEYYRAVAAGPMLDALRNRPTHLQRFPDGIDGEEIYQKRVPQHHPDYLQTCRVTFPSGRTADALKVTHPAAVVWAAQMGTVTLHPWQVRCPDTDHPDELRIDLDPQPGTGFAQARAVAVDVLRPLLDELGLIGYAKTSGGRGVHVFLRISTDWDFIQVRRAGIALAREVERRAPDAVTTSWWKEERGERIFIDFNQNARDRTMASPYSVRRTPIATVSTPLSWDDLAGADPDDYTMATVPDLVQRREDPWAGMDANAQSIAPLLAMVEADEARGLGDMPYPPNYPKMPGEPKRVQPSRDTDLKDKHG is encoded by the coding sequence ATGGCTGCAGCAGCGCAAGAGGTCGACGTCGACGGCATAGCGGTGCGGTTGACCAATCCGGACAAGGTGTACTTCCCCCAGCTGGGCTCCGAAGGCACCAAGGGGCGGCTGGTCGAGTACTACCGGGCCGTGGCCGCGGGCCCCATGCTGGACGCGCTGCGCAACCGGCCCACGCACCTGCAGCGGTTCCCCGACGGTATCGACGGCGAGGAGATCTACCAGAAGCGGGTGCCGCAGCATCACCCCGACTATCTTCAGACGTGTCGGGTCACGTTCCCGTCGGGGCGCACGGCCGATGCGCTCAAGGTGACCCACCCGGCGGCGGTCGTGTGGGCCGCCCAGATGGGTACCGTCACGCTGCATCCGTGGCAGGTGCGCTGCCCGGACACCGACCACCCCGACGAGCTGCGCATAGACCTCGACCCGCAACCGGGCACCGGTTTCGCGCAGGCCCGAGCGGTGGCCGTCGATGTGCTGCGCCCGCTGCTCGACGAACTCGGACTGATCGGTTACGCCAAAACCTCCGGCGGCCGAGGCGTTCACGTGTTCCTGCGCATCAGCACCGACTGGGACTTCATCCAGGTACGCCGGGCCGGCATCGCGCTGGCCCGCGAAGTGGAGCGCCGCGCGCCCGATGCGGTCACCACCTCCTGGTGGAAGGAGGAACGGGGCGAACGCATCTTCATCGACTTCAACCAGAACGCCCGCGACCGCACCATGGCGTCGCCGTACTCCGTGCGACGCACCCCAATCGCGACCGTTTCAACGCCGCTGAGCTGGGACGACCTGGCCGGCGCCGACCCCGACGACTACACCATGGCCACCGTGCCGGATCTGGTGCAACGGCGCGAGGATCCGTGGGCGGGGATGGACGCCAATGCCCAATCGATTGCTCCGCTGCTGGCGATGGTGGAGGCCGACGAGGCGCGTGGGCTCGGCGACATGCCATACCCGCCGAACTATCCGAAGATGCCGGGAGAACCCAAGCGGGTGCAGCCCAGCCGCGACACGGACCTGAAGGACAAGCACGGTTGA
- a CDS encoding HAD family hydrolase, producing the protein MKRERMKVIRQIEVASITTVLCDADGNLFPSEEPAFDASVEVTNDFLAKFGVAVRYTAEELRIGTTGKNFRTTAVDLAVQAGVPLDETLARGRPDARIASPDDVAQGRALGSTELEQWVQREREHVTAHLAATLRPDGHVHDALQALATRYGLAAVSSSAAARLAGCFTATGLDALIPADLRFSAEDSLPVPTSKPDPAVYLLAGEVLGVGPAQGLAIEDSVPGVLSAVAAGFPTIGNLMFVAPEERAARTRELVVAGACAIAESWSAITDFVLWSDASSLLRERQEATG; encoded by the coding sequence ATGAAAAGGGAGCGAATGAAAGTCATTCGACAGATTGAGGTAGCGAGCATCACCACGGTGCTGTGTGACGCCGACGGGAATCTCTTTCCTTCGGAGGAACCAGCCTTCGATGCCTCTGTCGAGGTGACAAACGACTTCCTGGCCAAATTCGGCGTGGCAGTCCGGTATACCGCCGAAGAGCTCCGAATAGGCACCACCGGCAAGAACTTTCGCACCACGGCCGTCGACTTGGCGGTGCAAGCCGGGGTGCCCCTTGATGAGACGCTCGCCCGAGGCCGTCCCGACGCGCGCATCGCCTCGCCCGACGACGTCGCACAGGGGCGCGCCCTGGGCAGCACCGAGCTGGAGCAGTGGGTGCAACGTGAACGTGAACACGTCACCGCCCACCTCGCAGCCACCCTACGTCCGGACGGGCACGTGCACGATGCGCTGCAAGCGCTGGCGACTCGATATGGGTTGGCGGCGGTGAGCTCCAGCGCCGCCGCTCGCCTCGCCGGATGTTTCACAGCGACCGGTCTGGACGCCCTGATCCCCGCTGACCTGCGCTTCAGCGCGGAGGATTCGTTGCCAGTGCCGACCAGCAAGCCGGATCCGGCGGTGTACCTGCTGGCCGGTGAGGTGTTGGGCGTCGGCCCCGCGCAGGGACTTGCGATCGAGGACTCAGTGCCCGGTGTCCTGTCCGCCGTCGCGGCCGGCTTTCCGACGATCGGCAACCTCATGTTCGTTGCCCCAGAGGAACGCGCGGCCCGCACTCGGGAACTGGTGGTCGCCGGCGCCTGCGCCATAGCTGAGTCTTGGTCGGCCATAACCGATTTCGTGCTGTGGTCGGATGCCTCATCGCTGCTTCGGGAACGTCAAGAAGCGACCGGCTGA
- a CDS encoding zinc-dependent alcohol dehydrogenase produces MRAMVYRGPYKVRVEEKDMPPIEHPNDAIVRVTMAAICGSDLHLYHGMMPDTRVGMTFGHEFIGVVEQVGSSVQNLSPGDRVMVPFNVYCGSCYFCSRGLYSNCHNVNPNATAVGGIYGYSHTCGGYDGGQAEFVRVPFADVGPAKIPDWMDEEDALLCTDALATGYFGAQLGDIVEGDTVVVFGAGPVGLYAARSAWLMGAGRVIVIDHLEYRLEKARSFAFAETINFAECDDIVVKMKQETEYRGADVAIDAVGAEADGNFLQHVTAAKFKLQGGSPIAVNWAIDSVRKGGTVSIMGAYGPMFSAVKLGDALNKGLTLRMNQCPVKRQWPRLFEHIRNGYFKPNDIVTHRIPLEHIAEGYHIFSAKLDNCIKPVILPTAS; encoded by the coding sequence ATGCGAGCGATGGTGTATCGCGGTCCGTACAAGGTGCGGGTCGAAGAGAAAGACATGCCCCCCATCGAGCACCCCAACGATGCCATCGTGCGGGTGACGATGGCCGCCATCTGCGGGTCTGACCTGCACCTCTACCACGGCATGATGCCGGACACCCGGGTGGGCATGACGTTCGGTCACGAGTTCATCGGGGTGGTGGAACAGGTCGGGTCCTCGGTGCAGAATCTGAGTCCGGGTGACCGGGTGATGGTGCCGTTCAACGTCTACTGCGGGTCCTGCTACTTCTGTTCGCGGGGACTGTACTCCAACTGCCACAACGTCAATCCCAACGCCACCGCGGTGGGCGGCATCTACGGCTACTCGCACACCTGCGGCGGCTACGACGGCGGTCAAGCCGAATTCGTGCGCGTCCCCTTCGCGGACGTCGGGCCCGCGAAGATCCCGGACTGGATGGACGAAGAGGACGCGCTGCTGTGCACCGACGCGTTGGCGACCGGGTACTTCGGCGCACAACTCGGTGACATCGTCGAAGGCGACACCGTCGTGGTCTTCGGCGCGGGACCGGTCGGGCTTTATGCCGCACGGTCGGCATGGTTGATGGGGGCCGGACGCGTCATCGTCATCGACCACCTCGAGTACCGGCTGGAAAAGGCCCGCAGTTTCGCGTTCGCCGAAACCATCAACTTCGCCGAGTGCGACGACATCGTCGTCAAAATGAAGCAGGAAACCGAATACCGGGGCGCCGACGTCGCGATCGACGCGGTCGGCGCCGAGGCCGACGGCAACTTCCTCCAACACGTCACCGCCGCCAAGTTCAAGCTCCAGGGCGGCTCACCCATCGCGGTCAACTGGGCCATCGACTCGGTGCGCAAGGGCGGAACGGTGTCCATCATGGGCGCCTACGGGCCGATGTTCAGCGCCGTGAAACTGGGGGACGCGCTGAACAAAGGGCTCACGCTGCGCATGAACCAGTGCCCGGTCAAGCGGCAGTGGCCGAGGTTGTTCGAGCACATCCGCAACGGCTACTTCAAGCCTAATGACATTGTGACGCACCGTATTCCGCTTGAGCATATCGCCGAGGGATACCACATCTTCTCGGCCAAACTGGACAATTGCATCAAGCCGGTCATTCTGCCCACCGCAAGCTGA